In Vitis riparia cultivar Riparia Gloire de Montpellier isolate 1030 chromosome 19, EGFV_Vit.rip_1.0, whole genome shotgun sequence, the following proteins share a genomic window:
- the LOC117908781 gene encoding G-type lectin S-receptor-like serine/threonine-protein kinase At4g27290, with the protein MEHDSEGDETNEGRKHPELQLFDLDTLVNATNNFSSDNKLGEGGFGPVYKGILQEGQEIAVKMMSKTSRQGLEEFKNEVESIAKLQHRNLVKLFGCCIHGRERMLIYEYLPNKSLDLFIFGQMQSVVLDWPKRFLIINGIARGLLYLHQDSRLRIIHRDLKAENILLDNEMNPKISDFGIARSFDGNETEANTTTVAGTVGYMSPEYASEGLYSTKSDVFSFGVLVLEIVSGKRNRGFNHPNCNINLLGHAWTLYLEDRSLEFLDASMGNTCNLSEVIRTINLGLLCVQRFPDDRPSMHSVVLMLGGEGALPQPKEPCFFTDRSMIEANFSSGTQSPITLLESR; encoded by the exons ATGGAACACGATTCAGAAGGAGATGAAACCAATGAAGGCCGGAAGCATCCAGAGCTACAATTATTTGACTTGGATACATTAGTGAATGCCACCAATAACTTTTCTAGTGACAATAAGCTTGGAGAGGGTGGTTTTGGACCTGTCTACAAG GGAATATTGCAAGAGGGACAAGAAATAGCAGTGAAGATGATGTCAAAAACTTCTAGACAAGGATTAGAagagttcaaaaatgaagttgaatccATTGCAAAACTTCAACATCGAAATCTTGTAAAGCTTTTTGGATGTTGCATTCATGGCAGAGAAAGGATGTTGATCTACGAATACTTGCCCAACAAAAGCTTAGACTTGtttatttttg GTCAAATGCAAAGTGTGGTACTAGATTGGCCTAAGCGCTTCCTCATCATCAATGGGATTGCTCGAGGCCTTCTCTATCTTCATCAAGATTCCAGACTCAGGATAATCCATAGAGATCTCAAAGCAGAAAACATTTTACTAGATAATGAAATGAACCCCAAAATTTCAGACTTTGGAATAGCAAGAAGTTTTGACGGAAATGAAACTGAAGCAAACACAACAACAGTGGCTGGAACAGT AGGTTATATGTCTCCAGAGTATGCAAGCGAAGGATTGTATTCCACAAAATCTgatgtttttagttttggtgttttagtGTTAGAGATTGTAAgtgggaagagaaacagaggatttaACCACCCAAACTGCAACATTAATCTCCTTGGGCAT GCATGGACACTCTATCTAGAAGATAGGTCTTTAGAATTTCTTGATGCATCAATGGGGAACACCTGCAATCTATCTGAAGTTATACGCACAATCAATTTGGGCCTATTATGCGTGCAACGTTTCCCAGATGATCGACCAAGCATGCATTCTGTGGTTCTGATGTTGGGTGGTGAGGGTGCATTACCTCAACCTAAAGAGCCTTGCTTCTTCACTGATAGAAGTATGATAGAAGCAAATTTTTCCTCTGGTACTCAATCTCCCATCACATTGTTGGAATCTCGATAG
- the LOC117909217 gene encoding calcium-binding protein PBP1, which produces MASQDPSNFQDFLPLMAHKLGGEGLMSELCNGFNLLMDSSKGVITFESLKRNSALLGLEGLSDDDLWSMLREGDFDGDGALNQMEFCVLMFRLSPELMEESEFWLEEALQQELKNHH; this is translated from the coding sequence ATGGCATCCCAGGACCCATCAAACTTCCAGGATTTCTTGCCTCTGATGGCCCACAAGTTGGGGGGTGAGGGACTGATGAGTGAGCTCTGCAATGGCTTCAATCTGCTGATGGACAGCAGTAAGGGCGTCATCACTTTTGAGAGTCTGAAAAGGAACTCTGCTCTTCTGGGGTTGGAGGGCTTGTCCGATGATGATCTGTGGAGCATGCTGAGGGAAGGGGATTTTGATGGTGATGGGGCCCTGAATCAGATGGAGTTTTGTGTGCTCATGTTCAGATTAAGCCCTGAGTTGATGGAGGAGTCTGAGTTTTGGCTGGAAGAAGCCCTTCAACAAGAGCTCAAGAATCatcattga
- the LOC117909147 gene encoding G-type lectin S-receptor-like serine/threonine-protein kinase At4g27290, whose product MEGFATLVLLFSILRISIAVDTLTVNQIITDGETITSAGGSFELDFFSPDSSKNRYVGIWYKKVATRTVVWVANRQIPLTDSSGVLKVTDRGTLVILNGTNTTIWSSNSSRPAQNPNAQLLDSGNLVMKNGNDSNSENFLWQSFDYPCDTLLPGMKFGRNRVTGLDRYLSSWKTTDDPSIGNFTYRLDPGSE is encoded by the coding sequence ATGGAGGGCTTTGCAACACTTGTACTTCTCTTCTCCATCTTAAGAATCTCCATTGCAGTCGATACATTGACTGTAAATCAAATAATTACAGATGGTGAGACCATAACTTCAGCTGGTGGGAGCTTTGAGCTGGATTTCTTCAGTCCGGATAGTTCCAAGAACCGATACGTGGGGATATGGTACAAGAAAGTGGCTACTAGAACAGTTGTATGGGTTGCCAACAGACAAATCCCACTCACTGATTCATCCGGAGTTTTGAAGGTCACCGACCGGGGAACTCTTGTCATTCTCAATGGTACTAATACCACAATTTGGTCTTCTAATTCATCACGACCAGCACAGAATCCAAATGCTCAGCTTCTGGACTCTGGAAATCTTGTCATGAAAAACGGAAATGATAGTAACTCAGAAAATTTCCTGTGGCAGAGTTTTGATTATCCATGTGATACTCTTCTACCAGGCATGAAATTTGGACGGAACAGAGTGACGGGCCTGGATCGGTACCTGTCATCATGGAAGACCACTGATGACCCCTCTATAGGTAATTTCACATATCGGCTTGATCCTGGCTCAGAATAA
- the LOC117909146 gene encoding uncharacterized protein LOC117909146 codes for MEGFATLVLVFSILRISIAVDTLTVNQIITDGETITSAGGSFELGFFSPDSSKNRYVGIWYKKVATRTVVWVANRQIPLTDSSGILKVTDRGTLVILNGTNTTIWSSNSSRPAQNPNAQLLDSGNLVMKNGNDSDSENFLWQSFDYPCNTLLPGMKFGRNRVTGLDRYLSSWKTTDDPSIGNFTYRLDPGGSPQLLVRNGSTVTFRSGPWNGLRFSGFPQLRPNSVYSYAFIFNDKETYYTFELVNSSVITRLVLSPEGYAQRFTWIDRTSDWILYSSAQTDDCDSYALCGVYGICEINRSPKCECMKGFEPKFQSNWDMADWSDGCVRSTPMVCQKSNGFLKYSGVKLPDTRNSWFNESMNLKECASLCLGNCSCTAYTNSDIRGGGSGCLLWFGDLIDIREYTENGQDFYIRMAKSELDAFAMTNSGSKGAKRKWVVVSTVSIVGMILLSLVLTLYVLRKKRLRRKGAEINEREEDLELPLFDLDTILNATDNFSNDNKLGEGGFGPVYKGMLQDGKEIAVKRLSKESRQGLDEFKNEVIHISKLQHRNLVKLLGCCIHGEEKMLIYEYMPNKSLDFFIFDGMQTLVLDWPKRFVIINGIARGLLYLHQDSRLRIIHRDLKADNVLLDNEMNPRISDFGMARSFRGNESEARTKRVVGTYGYMSPEYAIDGVYSTKSDVFSFGVLVLEIVTGKRNRGFNHPDHALNLLGHAWTLYMEGKPLELIDASMGDSYNQSEVLRALNVGLLCVQRSPDDRPSMSSVVLMLSSESALHQPKEPGFFTERNVLEGSSSANKHAIFSGNEHTITLIEGRGKGKYRETCKAPKISGILYLGTTMDSLTTVVFIFSNVFSLLRISTAVDTITVNQHIRDGETITSAGGTFELGFFSPGNSENRYLGIWYKKASTKPVVWVANRESPLTDSSGVLRVTHQGILVVVNGINRILWNSNSSRSAQNPNAQLLESGNLVMKNGNDSDPENFLWQSFDYPCDTLLPGMKLGRNTVTGLDRYLSSWKSADDPSKGNFTYGIDPSGLPQLVLRNGLAVKFRAGPWNGIRLSGLPQLTKNPVYTYDYVANGKEIYIIYYLVKSSIIMRLVLTPEGKAQRFTWTDEKNEWTLYSTAQKDDCDSYALCGAYGICKIDQSPNCECMKGFRPKFQSKWDTADWSDGCVRSTPLDCQKGDGFVKYSGVKLPDTRNSWVHESMNLKECAWMCLRNCSCTAYANSDIRGGGSGCLLWFDELIDIRDFTQNGQDFYVRMAASELEASSSLNSSSKKKKKEVIVVSISITISITGIVLLSLILTLYVLKKRKKEQKRKGYMEHNSDGGEKIEGQEHLELPLFDLDILLNATNYFSSDNKLGEGGFGPVYKGILQGGQEIAVKMLSKTSRQGLKEFKNEVESITKLQHRNLVKLLGCCIYGRERMLIYEYMPNRSLDLFIFDQMRSGALDWPKRFLIINGIARGLLYLHQDSRLRIIHRDLKAENILLDNEMSPKISDFGIARSFGGNETEANTTRVAGTLGYMSPEYASEGLYSTKSDVFSFGVLVLEIVSGKRNRGFNHPDHELNLLGHAWTLFIEDRSSEFIDASMGNICDLSEVLRSINLGLLCVQRFPEDRPSMHYVVLMLGGEGALPQPKEPCFFTDKNMMEANSSSGTQPTITLLEAR; via the exons ATGGAGGGCTTTGCAACACTTGTACTTGTCTTCTCCATCTTAAGAATCTCCATTGCAGTCGATACACTGACTGTAAATCAAATAATTACAGATGGTGAGACCATAACTTCAGCTGGTGGGAGCTTTGAGCTCGGTTTCTTCAGTCCGGATAGTTCCAAGAACCGATACGTGGGGATATGGTACAAGAAAGTGGCTACTAGGACAGTTGTATGGGTTGCCAACAGACAAATCCCACTCACTGATTCATCCGGAATTTTGAAGGTCACCGACCGGGGAACTCTTGTCATTCTCAATGGTACTAATACCACAATTTGGTCTTCTAATTCATCACGACCAGCACAGAATCCAAATGCTCAGCTTCTGGACTCTGGAAATCTTGTCATGAAAAACGGAAATGATAGTGACTCAGAAAATTTCCTGTGGCAGAGTTTTGATTATCCATGTAATACTCTTCTACCAGGCATGAAATTTGGACGGAACAGAGTGACGGGCCTGGATCGGTACCTGTCATCATGGAAGACCACTGATGACCCCTCTATAGGTAATTTCACATATCGGCTTGATCCTGGTGGATCTCCACAACTACTGGTGAGGAATGGTTCAACTGTGACCTTCCGCTCTGGACCGTGGAATGGTCTACGGTTCAGTGGTTTTCCTCAATTAAGGCCAAACTCTGTTTATAGCTATGCTTTCATTTTTAATGACAAGGAGACGTATTATACTTTTGAGCTTGTCAACAGCTCAGTCATTACGAGGCTGGTGTTAAGTCCTGAAGGCTACGCTCAGCGATTCACATGGATTGATCGAACCAGTGATTGGATCCTCTACTCATCCGCACAGACAGATGACTGCGACAGTTATGCATTGTGTGGTGTGTATGGCATCTGTGAGATTAACCGTTCTCCCAAATGTGAGTGTATGAAAGGGTTTGAGCCAAAGTTCCAGAGCAATTGGGACATGGCGGATTGGTCAGATGGATGTGTTCGGAGTACTCCAATGGTTTGTCAGAAGAGTAACGGGTTTTTAAAGTACTCTGGTGTGAAATTGCCCGACACCCGCAACTCCTGGTTTAATGAAAGCATGAACCTTAAGGAATGTGCATCCCTGTGCTTGGGGAACTGCTCTTGCACTGCTTATACAAATTCAGATATCAGAGGAGGAGGAAGTGGATGCTTGCTCTGGTTTGGTGACTTGATCGATATCAGAGAGTACACTGAAAACGGGCAAGATTTCTATATAAGGATGGCTAAATCAGAATTAG ATGCTTTTGCAATGACAAATAGCGGTTCCAAAGGGGCGAAGCGGAAGTGGGTCGTTGTCAGCACCGTGTCAATTGTGGGAATGATTCTCCTAAGCCTGGTCCTGACCTTGTATGTCCTGAGGAAGAAGAGGCTAAGGAGAAAAG GAGCAGAAATCAATGAAAGAGAGGAAGATCTAGAGTTACCATTATTTGACTTGGATACAATTTTGAATGCCACTGATAACTTTTCAAACGACAATAAGCTTGGAGAGGGTGGTTTTGGACCAGTCTACAAG GGTATGTTGCaagatggaaaagaaatagCTGTGAAAAGGCTGTCAAAAGAATCTAGACAAGGACTTGAtgagtttaaaaatgaagttataCACATATCCAAACTTCAGCACCGAAATCTTGTGAAGCTTCTAGGATGCTGCATTCATGGGGAAGAGAAGATGCTGATCTACGAATACATGCCCAACAAAAGTTTggatttcttcatttttg ATGGAATGCAAACCTTGGTATTAGATTGGCCTAAACGCTTTGTCATTATCAATGGTATTGCTCGTGGGCTTCTTTATCTTCATCAAGACTCCAGGCTCAGAATAATCCATAGGGATCTTAAAGCAGACAATGTTTTACTTGATAATGAGATGAACCCAAGAATTTCAGACTTTGGCATGGCTAGAAGTTTTAGAGGAAATGAATCTGAAGCAAGAACAAAACGGGTGGTTGGAACATA TGGTTACATGTCTCCAGAATATGCCATTGATGGAGTGTACTCAACAAAATCAGATGTTTTTAGCTTTGGGGTTTTGGTGCTAGAGATTGTAActgggaagagaaacagaggatttaACCACCCGGATCACGCCCTTAATCTTCTTGGGCAT GCATGGACACTCTATATGGAAGGTAAGCCTTTGGAACTGATTGATGCATCCATGGGGGACTCCTATAATCAATCTGAAGTGCTACGTGCTCTCAATGTGGGACTATTATGCGTACAACGTAGTCCAGATGACCGACCAAGCATGTCTTCTGTGGTTCTGATGTTGAGTAGTGAGAGTGCATTACATCAGCCTAAAGAGCCTGGTTTTTTCACTGAAAGAAATGTGCTGGAAGGAAGTTCTTCAGCAAACAAGCATGCAATTTTTTCTGGCAATGAACACACCATTACATTAATAGAGGGTCGA GGGAAAGGAAAATATAGGGAGACTTGCAAAGCACCTAAAATCTCAGGCATTCTTTATCTAGGAACAACTATGGATTCTCTTACAACAGTTGTATTCATCTTCTCCAATGTATTTTCCCTCTTAAGAATCTCCACTGCAGTAGACACCATAACTGTAAATCAACACATTAGAGATGGTGAGACCATCACTTCAGCGGGTGGGACCTTTGAATTGGGTTTCTTCAGTCCAGGTAATTCTGAGAATCGATACTTGGGGATATGGTACAAGAAAGCGTCTACTAAGCCTGTGGTATGGGTTGCCAACAGAGAGAGTCCACTAACTGATTCATCAGGAGTTTTGAGGGTCACTCATCAGGGAATTCTTGTTGTTGTCAACGGTATTAATAGAATTCTTTGGAATTCTAATTCATCTCGTTCTGCACAGAATCCAAATGCTCAGCTTTTGGAATCTGGAAATCTTGTTATGAAAAATGGCAATGACAGTGACCCAGAAAACTTCCTATGGCAGAGTTTTGATTATCCATGCGATACTCTTCTACCAGGCATGAAGCTTGGAAGAAACACAGTAACAGGCCTGGATCGGTACCTGTCATCATGGAAGAGTGCTGATGACCCTTCTAAAGGTAATTTTACTTATGGGATCGATCCTAGTGGACTTCCACAACTGGTTTTGAGGAATGGTTTAGCTGTAAAGTTTCGTGCTGGACCATGGAATGGTATTCGATTGAGTGGGTTACCTCAATTAACCAAAAACCCTGTTTATACATATGATTATGTTGCTAATGGAAAGgagatatatattatttattatcttgttaaAAGCTCTATTATTATGAGGCTTGTGTTAACTCCTGAAGGTAAAGCACAGAGGTTCACATGGAcagatgaaaaaaatgaatggacTCTTTATTCAACTGCACAGAAGGATGACTGTGACAGTTATGCATTATGTGGTGCATATGGAATCTGTAAGATTGACCAATCTCCCAACTGTGAGTGTATGAAAGGATTTAGGCCAAAGTTCCAAAGCAAATGGGACACGGCAGATTGGTCAGATGGATGCGTTCGAAGTACTCCACTGGATTGTCAGAAGGGTGATGGATTTGTAAAGTACTCTGGTGTGAAACTTCCAGACACGCGGAACTCCTGGGTTCATGAAAGCATGAACCTCAAGGAATGTGCATGGATGTGCTTGAGGAACTGCTCTTGCACTGCTTATGCAAATTCAGATATCAGAGGAGGAGGAAGTGGATGCTTGCTCTGGTTTGATGAATTGATTGACATCAGGGACTTCACTCAAAATGGGCAAGACTTCTATGTAAGGATGGCTGCATCAGAATTAG AAGCTTCTTCAAGCCTAAATAGCAGctccaagaagaagaaaaaggaggtCATTGTCGTCTCTATATCAATTACTATATCAATTACAGGAATAGTTCTTTTAAGTCTTATCCTAACCTTGTATGTGCtcaagaagaggaagaaggagCAAAAGAGAAAAG GATACATGGAACACAATTCAGACGGAGGTGAAAAAATTGAAGGCCAGGAGCATCTAGAGTTACCATTATTTGACTTGGATATATTATTGAATGCCACCAATTACTTTTCTAGTGACAATAAGCTTGGAGAGGGTGGTTTTGGACCTGTCTACAAG GGAATATTGCAAGGGGGACAAGAAATAGCAGTGAAGATGTTGTCAAAAACTTCTAGACAAGGATTAAAagagttcaaaaatgaagttgaatccATTACAAAACTTCAGCACCGAAATCTTGTAAAGCTTCTTGGATGCTGCATCTATGGCAGAGAAAGGATGTTGATCTATGAATACATGCCTAACAGAAGCTTGGACTTGTTCATTTTTG ATCAAATGCGAAGCGGGGCACTAGATTGGCCTAAGCGCTTCCTCATTATCAATGGGATCGCTCGAGGCCTTCTTTATCTTCATCAAGATTCCAGACTCAGGATAATCCATAGAGATCTCAAAGCAGAAAACATTTTACTAGACAATGAAATGAGCCCCAAAATTTCAGACTTTGGAATAGCAAGAAGTTTTGGAGGAAATGAAACTGAAGCAAACACAACAAGAGTGGCTGGAACATT AGGTTATATGTCTCCAGAGTATGCAAGTGAAGGATTGTATTCTACAAAATCCGATGTTTTTAGCTTTGGTGTTTTGGTACTAGAGATTGTAAGTGGGAagagaaatagaggatttaacCACCCAGACCACGAACTTAATCTTCTTGGGCAT GCATGGACACTCTTTATAGAAGATCGGTCTTCAGAATTTATTGATGCATCAATGGGGAACATTTGCGATCTATCTGAAGTGCTGCGTTCAATCAATTTGGGTCTATTATGTGTGCAACGTTTCCCAGAGGATCGACCAAGCATGCATTATGTGGTTCTGATGTTGGGTGGTGAGGGTGCACTACCTCAGCCTAAAGAGCCTTGTTTCTTCACTGATAAGAATATGATGGAAGCAAATTCTTCCTCTGGTACTCAACCTACCATCACACTGTTGGAAGCTCGATAG
- the LOC117908782 gene encoding G-type lectin S-receptor-like serine/threonine-protein kinase At4g27290 — MNPRISDFGMARSFRGNESEARTKRVVGTYGYMSPEYAIDGVYSIKSDVFSFGVLVLEIVTGKRNRGFNHPDHALNLLGHAWTLYMEGKPLELIDASMGDSCNQSEVLRALNVGLLCVQRSPDDRPSMSSVVLMLSSESALHQPKLYSHRS, encoded by the exons ATGAACCCAAGAATTTCAGACTTTGGCATGGCTAGAAGTTTTAGAGGAAATGAATCTGAAGCAAGAACAAAACGAGTGGTTGGAACATA TGGTTACATGTCTCCAGAATATGCCATTGATGGAGTGTACTCAATAAAATCAGATGTTTTTAGCTTTGGGGTTTTGGTGCTAGAGATTGTAActgggaagagaaacagaggatttaACCACCCGGATCACGCCCTTAATCTTCTTGGGCAT GCATGGACACTCTATATGGAAGGTAAGCCTTTGGAACTGATTGATGCATCCATGGGGGACTCCTGTAATCAATCTGAAGTGCTACGTGCTCTCAATGTGGGACTATTATGCGTACAACGTAGTCCAGATGATCGACCAAGCATGTCTTCTGTGGTTCTGATGTTGAGTAGTGAGAGCGCATTACATCAGCCTAAACTATATAGTCACAGATCTTGA